Proteins from one Natrinema salinisoli genomic window:
- a CDS encoding carotenoid oxygenase family protein, with product MTGSRVGFHSLTTEVTDHRPTVEGTVPDWLSGTLIRNGPARFEVGGRRVNHWFDGLAMLRRYAFDDGQLRYSNRFLRSGAYEDAMDGRLTGQFGTDTRGWRRLLETVTSLGLPDPTDNANVHVARIDGEYVALTEAPCRVAFDPETLETRGRFRFRDDVPEHIAAAHLVDDPHRHELVGFTTQFGRTPQYHLYRLRRGSRTRELIASVDAAGPAYIHDCSVTADHVIIVESPLILSVLRALNPFSEGVTDMLDWQPDRETRVLVVDRDTGELVADPTLDPAFTFHHANAYVDGETVVLDLVEFPNGDIVDSMSLAELEGEGFPAVPDAHLMRYRIDPDANAVRRRRLYDGGMEMPRVARPVVGRHHRYAYGQATHREGVNGLVKVDCETGATREWWEQSVYVEEPIPVQHPDSEAEDEGVVLATALDVDRERTMLLVFDAATLDVRARAVLPHAEPFGFHGRFFRDV from the coding sequence GTGACAGGATCCCGCGTCGGCTTTCACTCGCTGACCACCGAGGTCACCGATCACCGCCCGACGGTCGAGGGCACGGTTCCGGACTGGCTCTCCGGGACGCTGATTCGCAACGGGCCGGCCCGTTTCGAGGTCGGCGGCCGCCGCGTCAACCACTGGTTCGATGGGCTCGCGATGCTCCGCCGTTACGCCTTCGACGACGGCCAGCTCCGCTATTCGAATCGGTTCCTCCGCAGCGGGGCCTACGAAGATGCGATGGACGGCCGGTTGACCGGCCAGTTCGGCACGGACACGCGCGGGTGGCGGCGCCTCCTCGAGACGGTGACCTCGCTGGGACTGCCGGACCCAACCGACAACGCGAACGTCCACGTCGCCCGCATCGACGGCGAGTACGTCGCGCTCACCGAGGCCCCGTGCCGGGTCGCGTTCGATCCCGAGACGCTCGAAACGCGCGGGCGCTTTCGATTCCGCGACGACGTGCCCGAACACATCGCGGCCGCCCATCTCGTGGACGACCCCCACCGCCACGAACTGGTCGGATTCACGACGCAGTTCGGTCGGACGCCGCAATACCACCTCTACCGTCTCCGACGAGGCAGTCGAACGCGCGAACTCATCGCGTCCGTCGACGCGGCGGGGCCGGCCTACATCCACGACTGTAGCGTCACCGCAGATCACGTCATCATCGTGGAATCACCGCTCATACTGTCGGTACTCCGGGCGCTCAACCCGTTTTCCGAGGGCGTGACCGACATGCTCGACTGGCAGCCGGACCGCGAGACGCGCGTGCTCGTGGTCGACCGCGATACCGGCGAGCTCGTGGCCGACCCGACGCTCGATCCGGCCTTTACCTTCCACCACGCCAACGCCTACGTCGACGGCGAGACAGTCGTTCTCGACCTCGTGGAGTTTCCGAACGGCGATATCGTCGATTCGATGTCGCTTGCCGAACTCGAGGGCGAGGGGTTTCCGGCCGTGCCCGACGCCCACCTGATGCGGTATCGTATCGATCCCGACGCGAACGCGGTCCGCCGGCGGCGACTCTACGATGGCGGGATGGAGATGCCGCGCGTCGCCCGCCCGGTCGTCGGCCGGCACCACCGGTACGCGTACGGCCAGGCGACCCATCGCGAGGGGGTGAACGGACTCGTCAAAGTGGACTGTGAGACGGGTGCTACCAGAGAGTGGTGGGAACAGTCGGTTTACGTCGAGGAACCGATACCCGTCCAGCATCCCGATTCCGAGGCCGAAGACGAGGGGGTCGTGCTTGCCACCGCGCTGGACGTCGACCGCGAGCGGACGATGCTTCTGGTCTTCGACGCGGCGACGCTTGATGTCCGAGCGCGGGCCGTTCTCCCGCACGCGGAGCCGTTCGGTTTCCACGGCCGGTTCTTCCGGGACGTGTAG
- a CDS encoding site-2 protease family protein, translating into MRSYTITEIWDIPIRINTSLLIFLPILAWLIGSGQQIELYAGFIDGLTGAGFDLSRLGAETTRWLIGITAAVGLFVSVTLHELGHSWVALRYDIEIESITLWILGGIASLKTLPKEWDREFWIAIAGPITSVLVAAVCYAAVLVVPDSLQVTRFVLGYLAITNLLLAGFNLLPAFPMDGGRIFRALLARSRPYGSATRIAARVGVLFAFLFAIVGVLNFQLILLLLAFFIYGAATTESRTVLLDELLEGITIGDIMTREPATVSADATIEEFGDQLLRDRHSVHLVTDASGAVVGVVTLEDLRTARGNDRGSTRIEAVMQDVPRIESTADAFDTLPVVNQSGNVLVEEAGEIVGVLSQSDYAHAMTIRRGFQSSIGA; encoded by the coding sequence GTGCGAAGTTACACTATTACGGAAATCTGGGATATCCCGATTCGAATCAACACGTCGTTGTTGATCTTCCTCCCGATCCTCGCGTGGCTCATCGGAAGCGGGCAGCAGATCGAACTGTACGCCGGGTTCATCGACGGACTCACCGGCGCCGGATTCGACCTCTCACGTCTCGGCGCCGAGACGACGCGGTGGCTCATCGGCATCACGGCAGCGGTCGGGCTGTTCGTGAGCGTCACGCTGCACGAACTGGGCCACTCGTGGGTCGCGCTACGATACGACATCGAGATCGAGTCGATCACCCTGTGGATCCTCGGCGGCATCGCGTCGCTGAAGACCCTGCCCAAGGAGTGGGACCGCGAGTTCTGGATCGCCATCGCCGGCCCCATCACGAGCGTCCTCGTCGCCGCCGTCTGTTACGCCGCCGTTCTCGTCGTGCCGGACTCCCTGCAGGTCACCCGGTTCGTCCTCGGGTATCTGGCGATCACGAATCTACTCCTCGCGGGATTCAACCTCCTCCCCGCGTTCCCGATGGACGGCGGGCGCATCTTCCGCGCCCTCCTGGCTCGTTCCCGTCCCTACGGGAGCGCGACGCGGATCGCGGCGCGAGTCGGCGTCCTCTTCGCGTTCCTGTTCGCTATCGTCGGGGTTCTCAACTTCCAGCTCATTCTCCTCCTCCTCGCCTTCTTCATCTACGGCGCGGCGACCACGGAATCGCGAACCGTCCTCCTCGACGAACTGCTCGAGGGAATCACGATCGGCGACATCATGACCAGGGAGCCCGCGACGGTCTCGGCCGACGCGACGATCGAGGAGTTCGGCGACCAGCTGCTTCGAGATCGCCACTCCGTTCACCTCGTCACGGACGCAAGCGGGGCGGTCGTCGGCGTCGTCACGCTCGAGGATCTCCGGACGGCGCGCGGGAACGACCGAGGATCGACCCGCATCGAGGCGGTTATGCAGGACGTCCCGCGTATCGAATCGACTGCCGACGCCTTCGACACGCTCCCCGTGGTGAACCAGTCCGGGAACGTACTCGTCGAGGAGGCCGGGGAGATCGTCGGTGTCCTCTCGCAATCCGATTACGCGCACGCTATGACGATTCGACGCGGCTTTCAGAGTTCTATCGGCGCGTAG
- a CDS encoding DNA-directed RNA polymerase subunit epsilon: MQDDGADPGPASERASAVGDGIEPDSDGERRLEARPGSGSLSRADVQRDSTVRRWGVVTPSATVIGRADSPEADLSESVRRLHDEQHAATPGYSERAHHLDRLRTTQALCNALEVTPWQRDLALGVMDEIDLTEFGSQRAIPKVALVVIRHVVDVDRQQYFGLDDIDAQELSADRMEDLFARYRAHDITDEEGFKRLAAEYGLDTTSLNRLRRVLKSQLDDELPAYGRNPYRDPNLPDVTESDTSAADAAATGTES; this comes from the coding sequence ATGCAAGACGACGGTGCCGATCCTGGTCCAGCGTCCGAGCGAGCGTCGGCCGTCGGAGACGGTATCGAACCCGATTCCGACGGTGAGCGGCGTCTCGAGGCCCGGCCCGGGTCCGGGTCGCTCTCGCGGGCGGACGTCCAGCGCGATTCGACAGTCCGCCGGTGGGGCGTCGTCACGCCGAGCGCGACGGTCATCGGTCGCGCGGACTCGCCCGAGGCGGACCTCTCCGAGAGCGTGCGCCGCCTCCACGACGAACAGCACGCGGCGACGCCCGGCTACAGCGAGCGGGCCCACCACCTCGACCGGCTCCGGACGACGCAGGCGCTGTGTAACGCCCTCGAGGTGACGCCGTGGCAGCGAGACCTCGCGCTGGGTGTCATGGACGAGATCGATCTCACCGAGTTCGGCAGCCAGCGGGCGATCCCGAAGGTGGCGCTGGTGGTGATCCGCCACGTCGTCGACGTCGACCGCCAGCAGTACTTCGGGCTCGACGATATCGATGCGCAGGAACTCTCGGCCGATCGGATGGAGGACCTGTTCGCCCGGTATCGGGCCCACGACATCACCGACGAGGAGGGGTTCAAGCGGCTCGCGGCCGAGTACGGGCTGGACACGACGAGTCTGAACCGACTTCGTCGCGTCCTCAAGTCACAACTCGACGACGAACTGCCGGCCTACGGGCGCAACCCGTATCGGGATCCGAACCTCCCGGACGTGACCGAGTCGGACACCAGCGCCGCCGATGCGGCCGCCACTGGGACCGAGAGCTGA
- a CDS encoding DUF255 domain-containing protein yields MDDTTRVEWREWGQVAFDDADAADVPVLLSLTATWCDHCHEMDKETYSEPRIAANINDSFVPVRVDVDRHPRVRDRYNMGGFPSTVFLAPDGKVLTGAGYLGPDGMRQVLDSVRTMWETKGSGAARVPRPLREDNPPAGELTADIETGMLGHLTDTYDETAGGWGKSPKFPLPDALEFALKRDREMALRSYDAVGANLLDEYDGGFYRFATDRDWSGVQREKLLDSNGALVRAFANAYLHTGKDEYREPADRTIEFLTTTLWNGDADAFANSQAPGDDDAHSLDATDRAAADEPPVDRGVFAGSNGLAIEGLLTYYAYTDDERARRYAERALATLREDLLADGVAGHALDERVERTADGDRVCLLTNQARALAALTTAASTLETDALEDATSVAEATIERLHDGDSFLDGPAEGVGLCDRPLRPLDANVAFADSLIDLAVLTGDDRYRQFARETLETFAGASDRFGVQIARYATAASRLLEGPLVIRVAADPSSDLHRAALRLADHEKVVVPDADDLEAGTARAERGERVSDPAETPDELSERIQTVLD; encoded by the coding sequence ATGGACGATACGACGCGCGTCGAGTGGCGCGAGTGGGGACAGGTCGCCTTCGACGACGCCGACGCGGCCGACGTTCCCGTCTTGCTCTCGCTGACTGCGACGTGGTGCGATCACTGCCACGAGATGGACAAAGAGACGTATTCGGAGCCCCGAATCGCAGCCAACATCAACGACAGTTTCGTTCCCGTTCGAGTCGACGTGGACCGACATCCGCGTGTTCGCGACCGATACAACATGGGCGGGTTTCCGTCGACGGTCTTCCTCGCCCCCGACGGAAAGGTTCTGACCGGAGCGGGGTACCTCGGCCCCGATGGAATGCGGCAGGTGCTCGACAGCGTCCGGACCATGTGGGAAACGAAAGGCAGCGGCGCGGCGCGAGTCCCGCGGCCGTTGCGAGAGGACAACCCGCCGGCCGGCGAGCTGACGGCCGACATCGAAACGGGAATGCTCGGTCACCTCACCGATACCTACGACGAGACCGCCGGCGGCTGGGGGAAGAGCCCGAAGTTCCCGCTGCCCGACGCCCTCGAGTTCGCCCTGAAGCGTGACCGGGAGATGGCGCTGCGATCGTACGACGCAGTCGGCGCGAACCTGCTCGACGAGTACGACGGCGGCTTTTATCGCTTCGCGACCGATCGCGACTGGTCGGGGGTCCAGCGCGAGAAACTGCTCGACTCCAACGGCGCGCTCGTGCGAGCCTTCGCTAACGCCTACCTCCACACCGGCAAGGACGAGTACCGCGAACCCGCCGATCGCACGATCGAGTTCCTGACCACGACGCTATGGAACGGGGACGCCGACGCCTTCGCGAACAGCCAGGCCCCCGGCGACGACGATGCGCACAGCCTCGACGCGACCGATCGAGCGGCCGCCGACGAGCCGCCGGTCGATCGGGGCGTCTTCGCCGGCTCGAACGGGCTGGCGATCGAGGGGCTGCTCACCTACTACGCCTACACCGACGACGAGCGAGCCCGCCGGTACGCCGAGCGCGCGCTCGCGACCCTCCGCGAGGACCTGCTCGCGGACGGCGTCGCCGGCCACGCACTCGACGAGCGCGTGGAACGCACCGCCGACGGCGACCGCGTTTGTCTCCTCACGAATCAGGCGCGTGCGCTGGCGGCGCTGACGACGGCTGCTAGCACCCTCGAGACGGACGCGCTCGAGGACGCGACGAGCGTCGCGGAGGCGACGATCGAACGACTCCACGACGGGGATTCGTTCCTCGACGGACCCGCCGAGGGCGTCGGTCTGTGCGACCGTCCGCTGCGGCCCCTCGACGCCAACGTCGCCTTCGCGGACTCGCTGATCGATTTGGCCGTCCTCACGGGCGACGACCGGTATCGCCAGTTCGCTCGAGAAACGCTCGAAACCTTTGCGGGGGCCAGCGACCGATTCGGCGTCCAGATCGCCCGCTACGCGACGGCCGCGTCCCGGCTGCTCGAGGGGCCGCTGGTGATCCGGGTCGCCGCCGACCCCAGCTCGGACCTCCACCGGGCGGCGCTTCGCCTCGCGGACCACGAGAAAGTCGTCGTTCCCGATGCCGACGACCTCGAAGCGGGAACCGCACGGGCCGAACGAGGCGAGCGGGTATCGGACCCCGCCGAAACTCCCGACGAGTTGAGCGAACGAATTCAGACCGTTCTGGACTGA
- a CDS encoding nitric-oxide reductase large subunit: MALAATTILSDTVGGDRSLARLLPVVASARTDVENGIIPLERDFLEFLSILSSLPLEIGDDGLDLAALRSGSTGLQALVALFVANLVAMGLGAWVSHRRAPPIPDEIRGPDGDPIVTDEQVQLGKKVFQANGLMNFGSVLGNGSYFGVDLTADALELKAEFMREYYARERGGESFEALADDERAVVAERVERELDADAPDGSIARYSAAEVSAHERIRERYVDRYHDGSPERGIPSEFVDSADHAERLADFACWTAWMAHTNRPGSDHSYTNDWPYVPATGNRPTGQVLVWSTISVVLLIAGGGFGVWAYHAFDFAEPTTELVDVPSPDAVSVTPTQYAAAWYVPVAGALFVAQTLVGALLAHYYVERTGFYRIGEALGVDVVSLLPFSVGRAWHVNLGILWITTLWLGGGLFLPGLFTDRDPPWQAAGATALLGALVLATVGAFAGVWLGTRGKLGSPEDGERWWWLGSEGLEYLEVGRVWKLALLGAFAGWTGLVLRGVRQLDEPATGLGHFMTYAGGSIALMFAASMLYTPETNMAVTEFWRWWVVHMWVEGVFEFFVTAVISAALVSMDLIEKGDAENAILFEVFAIMGAGIVGVSHHYWWVGLPDFWVPLGTTFSTLELVPLVFVLYRSLGEYRSLKAQGESFPYTLPLLFILGSSVWNFVGGGVLGFFINLPVINYYEHGTYLTVAHAHTSLFGAFGLLALGLGTYILRVIAPEAAWDPTWFRGAFWLTNVGLVIMSVASLLPLGFVQLRTAYRDGYAAARSLEFYEQDHVQTLLWARTLGDTPMILGALAFTVGAIRHLRAARRHSATGA, encoded by the coding sequence ATGGCACTCGCGGCAACAACCATCCTCTCAGACACAGTGGGTGGCGATCGATCCCTCGCCCGCCTCCTTCCGGTCGTTGCATCTGCCCGTACCGACGTGGAGAACGGTATCATCCCGCTCGAGCGCGACTTCCTCGAATTTCTCTCGATTCTCTCGAGTCTGCCGCTCGAGATCGGGGACGACGGTCTCGATCTCGCAGCGCTTCGATCCGGCTCGACCGGGTTACAAGCGCTGGTCGCGCTCTTCGTCGCCAACCTCGTCGCGATGGGGCTCGGGGCGTGGGTATCTCACAGGCGGGCACCGCCGATCCCCGACGAGATCCGCGGGCCGGACGGGGACCCTATCGTCACGGACGAGCAGGTGCAACTCGGGAAGAAAGTGTTTCAGGCAAACGGGCTCATGAACTTCGGCTCGGTCCTGGGCAACGGCTCGTACTTCGGGGTCGACCTCACCGCGGACGCCCTGGAACTGAAAGCCGAGTTCATGCGCGAGTACTACGCTCGCGAGCGAGGCGGGGAGTCGTTCGAGGCGCTCGCGGACGACGAGCGGGCGGTCGTCGCCGAACGCGTCGAACGGGAACTCGACGCGGACGCACCCGACGGATCGATCGCCCGGTACTCGGCGGCGGAAGTCTCCGCTCACGAGCGCATTCGGGAGCGGTACGTCGACCGGTACCACGACGGATCGCCCGAACGCGGGATTCCGTCGGAGTTCGTCGACTCGGCCGACCACGCCGAGCGGCTCGCCGACTTCGCGTGCTGGACGGCGTGGATGGCCCACACTAATCGGCCCGGCTCGGACCACTCCTACACGAACGACTGGCCGTACGTGCCTGCGACCGGGAACCGGCCCACCGGTCAGGTCCTGGTCTGGAGCACGATCAGCGTCGTCCTGCTCATCGCCGGCGGCGGGTTCGGCGTCTGGGCATACCACGCCTTCGACTTCGCCGAACCGACGACCGAACTCGTCGACGTGCCCTCTCCCGACGCCGTCTCGGTCACGCCGACCCAATACGCCGCGGCGTGGTACGTCCCCGTCGCCGGCGCGCTGTTCGTCGCCCAGACGCTCGTCGGCGCGCTGTTGGCGCACTACTACGTCGAGCGAACCGGCTTCTATCGAATCGGAGAGGCACTCGGGGTCGACGTCGTCTCGCTGCTCCCGTTCTCTGTCGGCCGCGCCTGGCACGTCAACCTCGGGATCCTCTGGATCACGACGCTGTGGCTCGGCGGCGGGCTCTTCCTCCCGGGACTGTTCACCGACCGCGATCCGCCCTGGCAGGCCGCGGGCGCGACCGCACTGCTCGGCGCGCTCGTCCTCGCGACGGTCGGCGCGTTCGCGGGCGTCTGGCTCGGCACCCGCGGGAAACTCGGCTCGCCCGAGGACGGCGAACGCTGGTGGTGGCTCGGCTCCGAGGGCCTCGAGTACCTCGAGGTCGGTCGCGTCTGGAAGCTCGCGTTGCTCGGTGCCTTCGCCGGCTGGACGGGATTAGTGTTGCGCGGCGTCCGCCAACTGGACGAGCCGGCGACCGGATTGGGTCACTTCATGACGTACGCGGGCGGCTCGATCGCGCTCATGTTCGCCGCGAGCATGCTCTACACGCCGGAGACGAACATGGCAGTCACGGAGTTCTGGCGCTGGTGGGTCGTCCACATGTGGGTCGAGGGCGTCTTCGAGTTCTTCGTCACCGCCGTGATTTCCGCCGCACTGGTTTCGATGGACCTCATCGAGAAAGGCGATGCGGAAAATGCGATCCTCTTCGAAGTGTTCGCGATCATGGGGGCGGGCATCGTCGGCGTCTCCCATCATTACTGGTGGGTCGGCCTTCCCGACTTCTGGGTCCCCCTCGGGACGACGTTCTCGACCCTCGAGCTCGTCCCGCTCGTGTTCGTGCTCTATCGAAGCCTCGGCGAGTATCGATCCCTGAAGGCGCAGGGCGAATCCTTCCCCTACACGCTGCCGCTCCTGTTCATCCTCGGCAGCAGCGTGTGGAACTTCGTCGGCGGCGGTGTCCTCGGATTCTTCATCAACCTGCCTGTCATCAACTACTACGAACACGGCACGTACCTGACCGTTGCCCACGCGCACACGTCGCTGTTCGGCGCGTTCGGCCTCCTCGCACTCGGTCTCGGAACGTACATCCTGCGCGTCATCGCGCCTGAAGCCGCGTGGGACCCAACCTGGTTCCGCGGGGCGTTCTGGCTGACGAACGTCGGTCTCGTGATCATGTCCGTCGCGTCGCTGCTCCCTCTCGGATTCGTCCAGCTTCGAACCGCCTATCGGGACGGCTACGCCGCCGCGCGCAGCCTCGAGTTCTACGAGCAAGACCACGTCCAGACGTTGCTGTGGGCGCGAACGCTCGGCGACACGCCGATGATCCTCGGCGCGCTCGCCTTCACCGTCGGGGCGATCCGTCACCTCCGTGCCGCCCGGCGGCACTCGGCTACGGGTGCCTGA
- a CDS encoding TrmB family transcriptional regulator: MASLRDLGLSEYEARAYRSLLNTGPTTAKELSRASDVPMGRIYDVLNSIEQYNLVRSQTASRPKKYVAVEPSTALDRLLEDKKRELEEKADQYESIVDDLADELDAAEPVEEQFWTAAVGPEETIDLLLERLAAADRDIVMVSSHPSPQWDMQAVSEEINAQLEDALDRGVSIDLLMTREMVASMSEEVGRRYRETLQQREDFDVRTHDDVTGSFNIIDGVEVCIQVPNPLSSGEAFGMIDLKDPEFAANVHEEFAPRWTEAEPLEF; the protein is encoded by the coding sequence ATGGCCAGTCTCAGGGACCTCGGGCTCTCGGAGTACGAGGCTCGAGCCTACCGATCGTTACTGAACACCGGCCCGACAACGGCCAAGGAACTTTCGCGGGCGAGCGACGTTCCGATGGGGCGGATCTACGACGTGCTCAACAGTATCGAACAGTACAATCTGGTCCGGAGTCAGACCGCGAGCCGGCCGAAAAAGTACGTCGCGGTCGAGCCCTCGACGGCACTCGATCGGCTGCTCGAGGACAAGAAGCGCGAACTTGAGGAGAAGGCCGACCAGTACGAGTCGATCGTCGACGATCTGGCCGACGAGCTCGACGCGGCCGAGCCGGTCGAAGAGCAGTTCTGGACCGCCGCCGTCGGCCCCGAGGAGACGATCGACCTCCTCCTGGAACGGCTCGCGGCCGCCGACCGCGATATCGTGATGGTCTCGTCCCATCCGTCCCCCCAGTGGGACATGCAGGCCGTCAGCGAGGAGATCAACGCCCAGCTCGAGGACGCCCTCGATCGGGGCGTCTCGATCGACCTGTTGATGACCCGCGAGATGGTCGCCTCGATGTCGGAGGAGGTGGGCCGACGCTATCGAGAGACCCTCCAACAGCGCGAGGACTTCGACGTCCGAACGCACGACGACGTGACGGGCTCGTTCAACATCATCGACGGCGTCGAGGTCTGCATTCAGGTTCCCAACCCGCTCTCTTCGGGCGAGGCCTTCGGCATGATCGACCTGAAGGATCCGGAGTTCGCAGCGAACGTCCACGAGGAGTTCGCCCCGCGGTGGACGGAAGCGGAGCCGCTCGAGTTCTGA
- the mptA gene encoding GTP cyclohydrolase MptA, with amino-acid sequence MSHQLPDVQATSPDVTVGLSQVGVTGVDKLVKIAREGKRPIVLTAEFEVFVDLPGWRKGADMSRNMEVIDEILEDATREEAYGVEEVCGEAAERLLERHDYTSRAEVSMEAEFMRREQTPASDRETQHTVDIVASATATDEGTREEIGATVTGMTVCPCSQGMSTSRAKQTLEDLGVEEKTITEFLEEVPQPGHSQRGHATLTIEANGDPSVDLNDIIDIARDSMSARIYNLAKRPDEDHMTYEAHADAKFVEDCVRALAEGVVDEFDHLADDAVITMSQSNDESIHQHNAHAERIVEMGTLREEVSQQY; translated from the coding sequence ATGAGTCATCAGTTGCCGGACGTGCAGGCGACGTCGCCCGACGTGACCGTCGGCCTGAGTCAGGTCGGCGTCACCGGCGTCGACAAGCTCGTCAAGATCGCCCGCGAGGGCAAGCGCCCGATCGTCCTCACCGCCGAGTTCGAGGTCTTCGTCGACCTCCCCGGGTGGCGGAAGGGCGCGGACATGAGCCGCAACATGGAGGTCATCGACGAGATCCTCGAGGACGCGACCCGCGAGGAGGCCTACGGCGTCGAGGAAGTCTGCGGCGAGGCCGCCGAACGGCTGCTCGAGCGACACGATTACACGTCGCGAGCGGAGGTCTCGATGGAGGCCGAGTTCATGCGGCGCGAACAGACGCCCGCGAGCGACCGGGAAACGCAACACACCGTCGATATCGTAGCTTCGGCGACGGCGACCGACGAGGGGACTCGCGAGGAGATCGGTGCCACGGTCACGGGGATGACCGTCTGTCCGTGCTCGCAGGGGATGTCCACGTCCCGCGCGAAACAGACCCTCGAGGACCTCGGCGTCGAGGAAAAGACGATTACGGAGTTCTTGGAGGAGGTACCGCAACCGGGGCACTCCCAGCGAGGTCACGCGACGCTGACCATCGAAGCCAACGGCGATCCGTCGGTCGATCTGAACGACATCATCGACATCGCCCGTGACTCGATGAGCGCCCGGATCTACAACCTCGCGAAGCGGCCCGACGAGGATCACATGACCTACGAGGCCCACGCCGACGCGAAGTTCGTCGAGGACTGCGTTCGGGCGCTGGCCGAGGGCGTCGTCGACGAGTTCGATCACCTGGCCGACGACGCGGTGATCACGATGAGCCAGTCCAACGACGAGTCGATCCACCAGCACAACGCCCACGCCGAGCGCATCGTCGAAATGGGGACGCTCCGCGAGGAAGTCAGCCAACAGTACTGA
- a CDS encoding nucleotidyltransferase domain-containing protein encodes MSPVPNRVHRTVDEHLTAIEREYDVAVVLAVARGSHAWGAASPDSDYDVGFVFVPTDLRRYAHLERPPETIVADRGEFEYQGWDVRTFARLLADSNEGAIDMLRSPIRYRLAYDPADLVDYLERTYNPIDLYHTWRGIATNNYRKYVSHHLVRTDDEIFPIVEADADAYTVETEDGTTTVPTDDDRFSETQTKPTVKRNLTICRAAMFTYYLLETGERGAHELPALDFETFLTEQAPAVFDADRIDRARGLLERKRAGEGDVTVGDAVGREFAHPPRAIDPDVHARAGPDTERLDDFIDELIEAVR; translated from the coding sequence ATGTCTCCCGTTCCGAATCGCGTCCACCGGACCGTCGACGAGCACCTGACGGCGATCGAACGCGAGTACGACGTCGCGGTCGTGCTCGCGGTCGCCCGCGGGAGCCACGCCTGGGGCGCGGCGAGTCCCGACAGCGACTACGACGTCGGGTTCGTCTTCGTCCCGACCGATCTGCGCCGGTACGCCCATCTCGAGAGGCCACCCGAAACCATCGTCGCAGACCGCGGCGAGTTCGAGTACCAGGGCTGGGACGTCCGGACGTTCGCGCGCTTGCTTGCCGACTCGAACGAAGGTGCGATCGACATGTTGCGAAGTCCGATTCGCTATCGCCTCGCGTACGACCCCGCCGACCTCGTCGACTACCTCGAGCGAACGTACAACCCGATCGACCTGTATCACACGTGGCGCGGGATCGCGACGAACAACTACCGCAAGTACGTCTCGCACCACCTGGTCCGCACCGACGATGAGATCTTCCCGATCGTCGAGGCAGACGCGGACGCGTACACCGTCGAAACGGAGGACGGAACGACGACGGTGCCGACCGACGACGACCGGTTCAGCGAGACCCAGACGAAACCGACGGTGAAGCGAAACCTGACCATCTGTCGGGCGGCCATGTTCACGTACTACCTCCTGGAAACCGGGGAACGCGGCGCACACGAGTTACCGGCCCTCGACTTCGAGACGTTCCTGACCGAGCAAGCGCCCGCAGTCTTCGACGCCGACCGAATCGACCGCGCTCGCGGGTTGCTCGAGCGCAAGCGGGCGGGCGAGGGCGATGTCACCGTCGGCGACGCCGTAGGCCGCGAGTTCGCACACCCGCCACGAGCGATCGATCCGGACGTACACGCTCGAGCCGGGCCCGATACCGAACGGCTGGACGACTTCATCGACGAGCTGATCGAGGCCGTCCGGTAG
- a CDS encoding FxsA family protein has translation MLRWILALLLIPFLDAVLLAVVVTQFDFVGWVGMILLVVLTGLVGMLLVRAEGRRTIRKIQRSMAEGKPPTNELLDGALLIAAGAFLLTPGLVTDLLGFLLAVPLTRIPIRAALKRFVIVPYADKKTGGFASGNVWTIGFPNQEGADERSESTGDGTYDLGDDAYTVDGNDDDSYTIDFGDERTDDADDDRDDDPLAR, from the coding sequence ATGCTCCGGTGGATCCTCGCGCTGTTGCTCATCCCGTTCCTCGACGCCGTGTTGCTCGCGGTCGTCGTCACCCAGTTCGACTTCGTCGGCTGGGTCGGGATGATCTTGCTCGTCGTCCTGACTGGACTGGTCGGTATGCTTCTCGTCCGTGCCGAGGGTCGGCGGACGATCCGGAAGATACAGCGGTCGATGGCCGAGGGCAAACCGCCGACGAACGAGTTGCTCGACGGAGCCCTCCTGATCGCCGCCGGGGCGTTCCTGCTGACTCCGGGGCTGGTCACCGACCTCCTCGGGTTCCTGCTCGCCGTGCCGCTGACGCGGATCCCGATCCGAGCCGCGCTCAAGCGCTTCGTGATCGTCCCCTACGCGGACAAGAAAACGGGCGGCTTCGCCAGCGGGAACGTCTGGACGATCGGCTTCCCGAATCAGGAGGGGGCGGACGAGCGCTCAGAATCGACCGGCGACGGGACCTACGATCTCGGTGACGACGCCTACACCGTCGACGGGAACGACGACGACTCGTACACGATCGACTTCGGCGACGAGCGGACGGACGACGCGGACGACGACCGAGACGACGATCCCCTCGCTCGCTAG